Proteins encoded together in one Pseudomonas sp. Seg1 window:
- a CDS encoding undecaprenyl-phosphate glucose phosphotransferase has translation MDLSLSINRSTGLKGLTFWGQWALAQGFIVALLFVLAEQHTGTVAFYYRMCATLAVLASVPAYTFSGVYRKRDNYLTGLGRLFMGWSMTMAALAFIAFVCKADELFSRQVILSWAVYGFLGQALLYAPLHAFSKFYQRSRKSEHKTLIVGTGELALGLAKKLSQIENLPLVGLVSNGSLPTLDSDAPRVVGAQEQLLELIKAHDIRRLYITLPLSEAAKIEAMYVDLLGANVDVVWVPDLNSLTLLNHSVKVVDGLPAIYLNESPLTSRPTAALSKSLAEKSVALLAILLLSPVLLIIALAVKLNSPGPVFFKQDRHGWNGKVIKVWKFRSMRVHDDRDVKQASRNDSRITAVGRFIRRTSLDELPQLFNVLQGHMALVGPRPHAVAHNHFYSGKILAYMARHRIKPGITGLAQISGCRGETDTLDKMQKRVEIDLQYINNWSLWLDLKILVKTPFTLLSKDIY, from the coding sequence ATGGATCTTTCTCTCAGTATCAATCGAAGCACGGGCCTCAAGGGACTGACCTTTTGGGGCCAATGGGCGCTGGCGCAGGGGTTTATTGTTGCTCTGCTGTTTGTACTGGCCGAACAGCACACCGGAACCGTCGCGTTCTATTACCGAATGTGCGCAACGCTAGCGGTACTGGCCTCAGTACCGGCCTATACGTTCAGTGGCGTTTATCGCAAACGCGACAACTACCTGACCGGACTGGGTCGGCTGTTCATGGGTTGGTCGATGACCATGGCGGCGCTGGCGTTCATCGCATTTGTCTGCAAGGCCGATGAGCTGTTTTCCCGGCAGGTGATCTTGAGCTGGGCGGTTTATGGCTTCCTTGGTCAGGCGTTGCTGTACGCGCCGCTGCATGCGTTCTCGAAGTTCTATCAGCGTTCGCGCAAAAGCGAGCACAAGACCCTGATTGTGGGGACAGGTGAGCTGGCGTTGGGCCTGGCGAAAAAGCTCAGCCAGATCGAAAACCTGCCGCTGGTGGGATTGGTCAGCAACGGTAGCCTGCCCACTCTGGATTCTGATGCTCCACGCGTTGTCGGCGCTCAGGAACAGTTGCTGGAGCTGATCAAGGCCCACGACATCCGCCGCTTGTACATCACCCTGCCGCTGTCGGAAGCGGCGAAAATCGAAGCCATGTATGTCGACTTGCTGGGTGCCAACGTGGATGTTGTCTGGGTGCCGGACCTGAACAGTCTGACCCTGCTCAATCACTCGGTGAAAGTCGTGGACGGTCTGCCGGCGATCTACTTGAACGAGAGCCCGCTGACCAGCCGACCGACCGCAGCACTAAGCAAAAGCCTGGCGGAAAAAAGCGTGGCGCTGCTGGCCATCCTTCTGCTGAGCCCGGTGCTGCTGATCATTGCTCTGGCGGTAAAACTGAACTCGCCTGGCCCGGTGTTCTTCAAGCAGGATCGCCATGGCTGGAACGGCAAGGTGATCAAGGTCTGGAAGTTCCGCTCGATGCGTGTTCACGATGACCGCGATGTCAAACAGGCCAGCCGCAACGACTCGCGCATCACCGCCGTCGGACGCTTTATCCGCCGCACATCGCTGGACGAGTTGCCGCAACTGTTCAACGTGCTGCAGGGGCATATGGCACTGGTTGGCCCGCGTCCACACGCCGTCGCGCACAACCATTTCTACTCGGGGAAAATCCTCGCCTACATGGCGCGTCACCGGATTAAACCGGGCATTACCGGACTGGCGCAAATCAGCGGCTGCCGGGGTGAAACGGATACCCTCGACAAGATGCAAAAGCGTGTCGAGATCGACCTGCAGTACATCAACAACTGGTCGTTGTGGCTCGACCTGAAGATCCTGGTGAAGACACCGTTTACGCTGTTGTCGAAGGATATCTACTGA
- a CDS encoding helix-turn-helix domain-containing protein: protein METSTTLPRKYFVVVTHSTTSQRELESILSSERFNSFGTSQAQMFIEGATSPSSAPMLMEFTYPSGTRKNVARTIEHDTQRILATLESEWRAAQSTNPFQSVPAMTGETSNLPQAILGDTPGTETWHLDNDQGALVKEDVQISLTGLETALVRKMLHHEERVVSRDDLILSIGREPEQYRGLEMCLSRLQDKFKSASNGERLFRAVRNRGYCLIQDIVA from the coding sequence ATGGAAACTAGTACAACCCTCCCCAGAAAATATTTTGTCGTCGTGACTCACAGTACAACGTCGCAGCGTGAACTTGAGAGCATTCTGTCCAGCGAGCGTTTCAATTCGTTTGGCACTTCTCAGGCGCAAATGTTTATTGAAGGTGCTACTTCACCCTCTTCCGCTCCGATGCTGATGGAGTTCACTTACCCAAGCGGCACCCGCAAGAACGTCGCCCGCACCATTGAACACGACACCCAGCGAATACTGGCCACGCTCGAGTCCGAATGGCGCGCCGCACAATCGACGAATCCATTTCAAAGCGTTCCGGCAATGACTGGGGAAACCAGCAACTTGCCTCAAGCTATATTAGGCGATACACCTGGCACCGAAACCTGGCACCTGGACAATGATCAAGGCGCACTGGTCAAGGAAGATGTGCAGATCAGTCTTACCGGACTAGAAACCGCATTGGTCAGGAAAATGCTCCATCATGAAGAGCGCGTTGTCAGTCGAGATGACTTGATCCTCAGCATTGGCCGAGAGCCCGAACAGTATCGCGGTCTGGAAATGTGCCTGAGTCGCCTGCAAGACAAATTCAAAAGCGCCAGTAATGGTGAGCGGCTATTTCGCGCCGTAAGAAACCGCGGTTATTGCCTCATTCAGGACATCGTCGCGTAA
- a CDS encoding winged helix-turn-helix domain-containing protein gives MMLSGNLATSSPRPTNDEPGVLTLGRTRGVAEHFRSLLAKHVRTDMALEVDSFTSSYKQNERSGSYRAIFIVIDSPQALEDNLALVENLRTDNLKPIICTVITGRGAFNKIKYYLAGADFCIKFNTLSDDSAELLGEFFSSEEWQRDISLTLDPTRICLLGTSQKLDISFAEMKILEAFAQTSNHILSHDEIATIMGLNTNFYDPRALEKSISRLRGKIKDMYGTNAIQSIRGYGYRLMRGLISTA, from the coding sequence ATGATGCTCTCAGGGAATTTGGCGACTAGTAGTCCGCGCCCGACAAATGACGAACCAGGTGTTCTCACTCTGGGCCGTACCCGTGGCGTGGCTGAACATTTCAGGTCGCTACTCGCCAAGCACGTGCGAACCGATATGGCACTTGAAGTCGATTCGTTCACTAGTTCATATAAGCAGAATGAACGCTCTGGTTCGTATCGCGCCATCTTCATTGTCATCGACAGCCCACAGGCCCTCGAAGATAATCTCGCGCTGGTGGAGAACCTGCGCACCGACAACTTGAAACCGATTATCTGCACGGTCATTACTGGCCGGGGCGCCTTCAACAAGATCAAATATTATCTTGCCGGGGCGGACTTCTGTATCAAGTTCAATACCTTATCCGACGACAGTGCCGAGTTGCTGGGCGAGTTCTTCAGCAGTGAAGAATGGCAGCGCGATATCAGTCTGACGCTTGATCCCACGCGCATTTGCCTGTTGGGCACCAGCCAGAAACTCGACATCTCGTTTGCCGAAATGAAGATTCTCGAAGCGTTTGCGCAAACCAGTAATCACATTCTCAGCCATGATGAAATCGCCACCATCATGGGGCTCAATACCAATTTCTACGACCCGAGGGCGCTGGAGAAATCGATCAGCCGCTTGCGTGGAAAAATCAAGGACATGTATGGTACAAACGCGATTCAGAGTATCCGCGGCTATGGCTATCGCCTGATGCGGGGCCTGATATCGACTGCCTGA